The following coding sequences lie in one Thalassoglobus polymorphus genomic window:
- a CDS encoding BON domain-containing protein, which produces MIRSCFESNCGEDQHIEETVQKQLFEIRRFSQSEISVDVAMGQVVLRGNVSSWYRKQLAQETVFAITGVHSVQNLITVRTQ; this is translated from the coding sequence ATGATCAGGAGTTGTTTCGAAAGCAATTGTGGGGAGGATCAACATATCGAAGAGACTGTTCAAAAACAGCTCTTCGAAATTCGTCGATTCTCTCAATCTGAAATTTCAGTTGATGTTGCCATGGGCCAGGTCGTTCTTCGTGGCAACGTATCCAGTTGGTACCGAAAGCAACTCGCTCAGGAAACCGTCTTCGCGATCACTGGAGTACACTCTGTGCAAAACTTGATCACAGTCAGAACTCAATAG
- a CDS encoding Wadjet anti-phage system protein JetD domain-containing protein encodes MIQPDDIRQKANNLYSKFQLAWLDGEDFFPYRIPANRTLPDDPAAAIHAVQLLKRESKAEKGFGYSIEWQERNSRRHGKNLVPEKIFFTTQADFLRFIRKEDEFEKFTSAVKIVRQRYPELEGWIRSYKKMLTDSAGDVEGLILVADYLLANPRPGLFARELPLSIDTKFIERNQRILREWLDLLLPSTAIRADEQHFARRYGLQYDQPRLQIRFLDGNIQKAFGSPWSDCSIPLELLAKQNVDSVNVVVVENKTCLMTLPDLPNTLAMGGIGNAVTDFRLIPWLHRCTIWYWGDIDVDGLSILSRFRVHFPSVNSLLMDIETLFRHREQIGQSVEPKKELSPPVNLTGSERTAFDICNTESLRIEQEQIPSEDVKSVLKQLFPTG; translated from the coding sequence ATGATCCAACCAGATGACATTCGTCAGAAAGCGAACAACCTATATTCCAAGTTCCAGTTGGCCTGGCTTGATGGTGAAGACTTCTTTCCGTATCGCATTCCCGCCAATCGAACTCTACCTGACGATCCTGCCGCAGCAATTCATGCTGTTCAACTATTAAAACGTGAGTCGAAAGCAGAGAAGGGATTCGGATATTCAATTGAATGGCAAGAACGAAATTCGAGACGTCATGGCAAGAATTTGGTACCTGAGAAAATCTTCTTCACGACACAAGCCGATTTCCTGCGATTCATCAGAAAAGAAGACGAGTTCGAAAAATTCACGAGTGCTGTGAAGATCGTTCGTCAACGTTATCCAGAGCTTGAAGGTTGGATTCGTTCCTACAAAAAAATGCTCACTGACTCTGCAGGTGATGTTGAAGGACTGATACTTGTCGCGGATTATCTACTCGCAAACCCTCGTCCAGGACTCTTCGCCCGCGAGCTTCCCTTAAGCATCGATACGAAGTTCATTGAACGAAATCAGCGTATCCTCAGGGAATGGCTGGATCTCTTATTACCTTCCACCGCGATTCGCGCCGATGAGCAGCACTTCGCGCGACGCTACGGATTGCAATACGATCAACCTCGCCTGCAAATCCGATTTCTTGACGGAAATATTCAAAAAGCATTCGGAAGTCCCTGGTCGGATTGTTCTATCCCGTTGGAGTTACTAGCAAAGCAAAATGTCGATTCGGTGAACGTGGTAGTCGTTGAGAACAAAACCTGTTTGATGACGCTTCCGGATTTGCCGAATACGCTCGCCATGGGAGGCATCGGAAACGCTGTCACCGACTTTCGTCTGATCCCATGGCTGCATCGTTGCACCATCTGGTATTGGGGCGACATCGATGTCGATGGGCTCTCAATTCTCTCCCGTTTCCGCGTCCATTTCCCGTCTGTGAACAGTCTTCTGATGGACATCGAAACATTGTTTCGTCACCGAGAACAAATCGGGCAGAGTGTAGAACCGAAAAAAGAACTTTCCCCACCCGTCAACCTGACAGGTTCCGAACGTACTGCGTTCGACATTTGCAACACAGAGTCCCTGCGAATCGAACAGGAGCAGATTCCAAGCGAGGATGTCAAGTCTGTTCTGAAGCAGCTCTTCCCCACAGGTTGA
- a CDS encoding carbon storage regulator — protein sequence MIVLSRKQGQTIRISDDIELSVVRVRGRRVTIGIRADPSIPIHRVDGNSTNFLPTDCQSSLELPSS from the coding sequence ATGATCGTTCTCAGTCGCAAACAAGGTCAGACAATTCGAATTTCCGATGACATCGAACTCTCGGTTGTTCGCGTTCGTGGTCGCCGCGTGACCATTGGCATTCGTGCTGATCCCTCAATTCCGATTCACCGCGTCGATGGCAACTCGACAAATTTTCTTCCCACTGATTGCCAGAGCAGTCTCGAACTCCCATCGTCATAG
- a CDS encoding IS256 family transposase, with protein sequence MNKTTTTNNKAPVSDVSSSENLDPEVLAFRANFESRSPLDEIIREGARRMLQTAINAEVEDFITAHSQRVDEQGRRQVVRNGHLPAREILTGAGPLEVQQPRVRDNSPDSENRVFFSPSVLPPYLKKSKSIEELIPWLYLKGVSTGDFSEALQALVGEQAKGLSANVIVKLKENWSQEYEQWTKRDLAGKQYVYIWADGIHVKVRLEDDANKKQCMLVIMGATPDGKKELLAIQDGYRESEQSWSEVLLDLKHRGLEVSPKLAIADGALGFWAALRKISPETREQRCSVHKTANVLNKMPKSVQPKAKSDLHEIWNAATREDANKAFDHFLKKYEAKYEGACGCLKKDRDEMLTFYDFPAEQWAHLRTTNPIESTFATIRLRHKRTKGSGTRRTSLAMIFKLAQSAEKNWRRLRGHQQIIHVIEGRSFQDGILQQESAA encoded by the coding sequence ATGAACAAGACTACGACAACCAACAACAAAGCACCAGTCAGCGATGTTTCTTCCTCAGAGAATCTTGATCCAGAGGTCCTCGCGTTTCGAGCGAACTTCGAGTCTCGTAGTCCGCTCGATGAAATTATTCGGGAAGGTGCCAGGCGGATGTTACAGACTGCGATCAACGCAGAGGTCGAAGACTTCATCACAGCACATTCTCAACGCGTTGACGAACAGGGGCGGCGACAGGTCGTTCGTAACGGACATCTTCCGGCTCGCGAGATCCTCACCGGAGCGGGTCCACTGGAAGTTCAACAACCTCGTGTGCGGGACAATTCACCAGACAGTGAGAACCGAGTGTTCTTCTCTCCAAGTGTGTTACCGCCGTACTTGAAGAAGTCGAAATCGATTGAAGAGTTGATTCCGTGGCTCTACCTCAAAGGTGTTTCCACGGGAGATTTCTCAGAAGCCTTGCAAGCACTGGTGGGCGAACAAGCGAAGGGACTCAGCGCCAATGTGATCGTCAAACTCAAAGAGAACTGGAGCCAGGAATACGAACAATGGACCAAACGAGACCTCGCTGGAAAGCAGTACGTCTACATCTGGGCCGACGGTATTCATGTGAAGGTTCGCCTGGAAGACGATGCCAACAAGAAGCAGTGCATGCTGGTGATCATGGGAGCGACTCCTGATGGCAAGAAAGAGTTGCTGGCGATCCAAGATGGATACCGAGAGAGCGAACAAAGCTGGAGCGAAGTGCTCTTGGACCTCAAGCATCGAGGCTTGGAAGTCTCCCCCAAGCTGGCGATCGCTGATGGTGCTCTGGGCTTTTGGGCGGCGCTACGAAAGATTTCACCAGAGACGCGGGAGCAACGCTGCTCCGTCCATAAGACTGCCAACGTGTTGAACAAGATGCCGAAATCCGTGCAGCCCAAAGCCAAGTCTGACCTGCACGAAATCTGGAATGCCGCGACCAGAGAAGATGCGAACAAGGCGTTCGATCACTTCTTAAAGAAATACGAAGCCAAGTACGAAGGAGCCTGCGGGTGTCTCAAGAAAGACCGTGATGAGATGCTCACGTTCTATGATTTCCCAGCTGAGCAATGGGCCCATTTGAGAACGACGAACCCGATTGAATCGACCTTTGCAACGATTCGATTAAGACACAAACGAACGAAAGGAAGCGGCACCAGGCGAACGAGTTTGGCAATGATCTTCAAGCTCGCTCAATCTGCGGAGAAGAACTGGAGACGCCTGCGAGGTCATCAACAAATCATCCACGTCATCGAAGGACGTTCCTTCCAAGACGGAATCCTCCAGCAAGAATCCGCCGCCTAA
- the glgP gene encoding alpha-glucan family phosphorylase gives MQISQASMMFPNKNSVAYFSMEIALAPEIPTYSGGLGMLSGDTIRSAADLKIPMVAVSLLHRKGYFTQGIDSEGRQFEQPAAWEVESKLVELPQRVNVLIENRTVHLRAWKYEVIGCFGFRVPVILLDSHLPENSEWDRSLTDHLYGGDQHYRLCQEVILGIGGVKMLRALGYSNLQTFHMNEGHASLLTLELLDERLRQSGQSILTDADVETVHDQCVFTTHTPVPAGHDQFPMDLVSRVLGDRDVYGMKNIFCCEGKLNMTFLAMNLSRYINGVAKRHGEVSQHMFAKYKIDSITNGVHAATWVSPAFQDLFDRRIPGWREDNFNLRYASGIPTDEISQAHQVAKQQLLDEVERLTNETLDPNVFTIGFARRATAYKRPDLLLDDIDRLQKLTDQFGPMQIVYGGKAHPHDDQGKEIIHHVYQSRKSLGEKIRLVYLPNYEMKLGQLMTSGVDLWLNTPEPPLEASGTSGMKAALNGVPSLSILDGWWIEGCTEGVTGWAIGEDDHQQHATDRCEDANSLYDKLEHVIFPLYLQVTQDYAEVMRHAISLNGSFFNTQRMMQQYVVKAYF, from the coding sequence ATGCAAATTAGTCAGGCATCAATGATGTTTCCCAACAAGAATTCAGTAGCATACTTTTCGATGGAAATCGCCCTTGCCCCGGAGATTCCGACTTATAGTGGTGGCTTGGGGATGCTGTCTGGCGACACGATACGCTCTGCCGCTGACCTGAAGATTCCCATGGTGGCTGTTTCGTTGTTGCATCGCAAAGGATATTTCACTCAAGGAATCGATTCGGAAGGGCGACAATTCGAGCAACCCGCCGCGTGGGAGGTCGAAAGTAAACTGGTCGAACTTCCACAGCGTGTCAACGTACTCATTGAAAACCGCACGGTTCATCTCCGCGCCTGGAAGTACGAAGTTATCGGTTGTTTTGGATTCCGCGTTCCTGTCATTTTACTGGATAGTCATCTACCAGAGAATTCCGAGTGGGATCGATCCTTGACAGATCACCTGTATGGAGGTGATCAACACTATCGACTTTGTCAAGAAGTGATTCTAGGAATCGGCGGGGTCAAAATGCTGCGGGCGCTGGGGTACAGTAATCTTCAAACATTTCATATGAACGAAGGTCATGCCAGCTTACTGACATTGGAGCTTCTCGATGAAAGGTTACGACAATCAGGTCAGTCTATTCTAACTGACGCAGATGTCGAAACGGTTCACGATCAGTGCGTTTTTACGACGCATACCCCAGTTCCTGCAGGACATGATCAGTTTCCGATGGATTTGGTGTCACGTGTCCTGGGAGATCGAGATGTCTACGGAATGAAAAACATCTTCTGCTGCGAAGGGAAACTCAACATGACGTTTCTGGCTATGAATCTCAGTCGCTACATCAATGGGGTTGCCAAACGTCATGGTGAAGTATCGCAACATATGTTCGCAAAATACAAAATTGATTCCATTACCAATGGTGTCCATGCAGCGACGTGGGTTTCTCCGGCATTCCAAGACCTATTTGATCGCCGAATCCCCGGTTGGCGCGAAGATAATTTCAATTTGCGTTACGCATCAGGAATTCCGACAGACGAAATTTCACAAGCGCATCAAGTAGCCAAGCAGCAATTACTGGATGAAGTGGAGCGATTAACCAACGAGACACTCGACCCGAATGTGTTCACGATTGGTTTTGCCCGCCGAGCCACTGCCTATAAACGCCCTGACCTATTGTTGGATGACATCGACCGCTTGCAGAAGCTCACAGACCAATTTGGTCCCATGCAAATTGTGTATGGAGGCAAAGCCCACCCGCATGATGATCAAGGAAAGGAGATCATTCATCATGTGTACCAGTCACGAAAATCCCTCGGTGAGAAGATTCGGCTCGTCTATTTACCGAACTATGAAATGAAGTTGGGTCAGCTGATGACATCTGGTGTCGATCTCTGGCTTAACACACCTGAACCACCCCTGGAAGCCTCTGGGACGAGTGGAATGAAAGCAGCCCTGAATGGTGTTCCGTCGCTCAGCATCCTTGACGGTTGGTGGATCGAGGGCTGTACGGAAGGTGTCACCGGTTGGGCGATCGGCGAAGACGATCATCAACAACATGCAACTGATCGTTGCGAAGACGCGAACTCACTCTACGATAAACTTGAGCATGTCATCTTCCCGCTCTATTTGCAGGTCACGCAAGACTACGCGGAAGTGATGAGACACGCCATTTCTCTGAATGGCTCGTTTTTCAATACGCAACGCATGATGCAGCAATACGTAGTGAAGGCTTATTTTTAA